A part of Variovorax sp. HW608 genomic DNA contains:
- a CDS encoding hemagglutinin repeat-containing protein produces MNHVYRIVWNNAVRAWVAVAETVRGRGKSSQSARPVAVSIAAALAAVLGTGIAHAQATPSVVVAPGQQTNAYVSGNGVTVVNIANPNSAGLSHNRYQQFNVNTSGLVLNNTTTQQISYSSQLAGQIMANQNTASTASVILNEVVSNNRSTLAGFTEVLGRKADVVLANPYGITCSGCGFINTDRVTLSTGLPFMRADGSLGGFNVSQGDILVTGTGLNATAQQVLDLVTRSVRIEGAINAQDLGVTTGTNQWDYGTRAITGSVAAQGTAPAYAIDSSALGGMYANRIKLTATEAGVGVRMLGDAAASADDFTLTAAGRVELSNKISAQRDVMIASTSNDAAAVALTGATAAAGRSITVTADQGALGINASTLIAGADLKASGTRIEAGQGTQLQAGGTLSANATAGDLVLGAAAVRSTGDMNLASTGAVSIGGGDGQAVQSTGGQISIDAQTGLTNSGVVSADQGSVTLRAGSQIANSGTINAGQNLDIADATGGASQSLDNTGILLAGQTMSTRAATIGNSGWMQAGSANTIDAASLDNSGKVIAVTGTATLRVDGTLDNSGSVRAAQDIIVTGHGGNASQQLSNSGDLLAAGAVNLQASSLANSAAGWIQAATGTTVAAGTLDNAGTWLLSQQAGGVDHVDVTGALSNAGTMQSAGAVALSAATLDNRHVLVAAGDLSAITSGALNNSDAAVLQAGGTLSLISGTTLGNGTAATLSGAGVALKAAQGLTNDGTISASAGDTIVRASGAIANSGKIHAAGVLDLADASGGATETLDNSGQLIADGAIAAASTDLLNKNGGKLLGDRLDIHAASIDNAGIIQGGSAADSTVTANGTLTNESTGVLTMGVASGAATAGAGTVSASTIANDGTLQSQGGLTLALGTGGLSGTGDVLAAGDLAIRAQGSNDYTANIGGALQSAGALSVKGGAGSTLAVAQGRSASGNTVDIDVGTIDLQKDAVLASSGDMTLHASSLQLAGDTASTARVLAAQGGGSATVNVDNALTNNGLLFSGGDLNLTAPQITNGATGGIAALGTLTATASKGDFTNAGALYGGTALVANALQGTLTNTGTRTAYVGSIDSDGAITLNAKTLVNQSAVNAGTDLTVNATYIQNVVYGGDDRTWVTGPRTTTQDDHQKWDGGNGYRERWDYTDSWTMYQQYASGVAPGVKPLLSAGRTLNANFYQFDNIGGVVSADTVNLVGTATGARFINDDLALNRQYYQSQYFYYIHWQALVGASATYNDTGWYQGHCASGDDCYTGNSTVLSQSDAIARGQSQTGADVISSIGAGVYARSLTAGGFALYNNGSTGVAADDSTIQVARAGDAQAVNVAKTGSGNGLTPQDLASTSGGVSAVGGSAFAGAGSATLAAGRSFLAANAADGVAGLSFGGINVTLPTNPNGYFVTVKTPGALYLVESNPLYMAGSATVGSDYLAKLLGYNPDQIGQRLGDASYEAYLVKQQLIAQTGNTLLASYQSAGTQMQGLMENAAQDSQALGLQFGKALTPEQQAALKHDIVWMVQTEVDGKVVLAPVVYLAQSTKNTIATGAVISAQDANLNLTSLTNTGGTIVGGKSLVIASTGDITNLSGTIKGGDLSLTSTEGSIVNKTASSGSGNDQFYNTVVGKNAGIESTGTLTLDAAKDITNIGATMAAGTDASLKAGGNVTFDTIEKKTTNTTVGEYKADHGSGGTSTTTTTVEQLTSGLTVGGNMSVDAGKNITLAGTDAKVGGNADLKAGGDLNIIARENSTTTHTESKASGFGMNNSLYGSTTTTTDSLSVRNVGSSLQVGGDASFTAGRDMTVQGSDLNVKGKGDINATNLNVLAGRNYDETNTTTKSTGVMQVSASGKGSASADASADASSARGRASASAEASAGASGTGAAGLAFSSTTTTTTNTTDLKHVGSSLDFGGDLTVNASKDVNLQGSSINAGGTATVNAQNVNLLAAEDKSTSSTTTTTTSVGLMASTDNKIAGDAGASAQAAGGKGTPSAGAQASADVSATSENHLDFAQHTKTTADTLDTTHQGSAINAGGNLNVNATGTLALEGSSMKSGGDMNLNATDMSFKAVNDVHQVSTTSNTTTAGIYVTGQASASGSASANAALGAQAGAQGSASASVEAGLYGSNTKTSSVDGSTHAVTSSLSSGGNINRTATNSISDQGTQIEGAGNLNQSAKTITSTAAADTTYSSSSSTTNTAKLGGYGEVGASASADASVGPGASKPTQKDKSVGGGIRASYQYDNSSDQSSSSTAVVSTIKMGGSVNSKSSGTTTLEGTQISAGKDVSLEASSLDYKAAQNTSSSSSKSTSAGGSVSVDLVKKEASAGVNYDGSNGSSSSSAAVVGGIQAGGNLSVKTTGDTRLEGTNLSAGGAASIDAGGKVDFAAAKNTASSGSQEVGVDVGVTAGKSGGSGSAGVGYSGSKSSQSEDVAGSITSGSGPLTIKSGGDASFTGTQISSQQGDVSVSAGGALNFNAAHNVQSSSSVSVDVSGSASGGKKENVGGTRGSDGKKTGGETMDERSGSASLGVGTSKSNSDTATGGGITSGGSIKLSSGGNTTLEGTQVKAANGVTADASGSFVQKEAKSTSSSQTVDFSASASGSSLTPEKKKTGTSSPAPAPKPASTTGGKTGASKPPSTPPPPTPTTAPSPAPAPATTAAKAPVSPNQQQKGSGIVDVYVDNQKSSSSQATTIDGGAGGVVIKQGTAGSK; encoded by the coding sequence ATGAACCACGTCTATCGCATCGTCTGGAACAACGCCGTTCGCGCCTGGGTCGCCGTCGCGGAAACCGTGCGCGGTCGCGGCAAGAGCAGCCAGTCCGCGCGCCCCGTCGCCGTCTCCATTGCGGCCGCCCTCGCCGCAGTGCTCGGCACCGGCATCGCCCATGCGCAGGCCACCCCCTCGGTGGTCGTTGCACCGGGCCAGCAGACCAACGCCTACGTCTCCGGCAACGGCGTCACGGTGGTGAACATCGCCAATCCGAATTCGGCGGGCCTGTCGCACAACCGCTACCAGCAGTTCAACGTGAACACGAGCGGGCTGGTGCTCAACAACACGACCACGCAGCAGATCTCGTACAGCTCGCAGCTCGCCGGCCAGATCATGGCCAACCAGAACACCGCCAGCACCGCGAGCGTGATCCTCAACGAGGTGGTGTCGAACAACCGCAGCACGCTGGCGGGCTTCACCGAGGTGCTGGGCCGCAAGGCGGACGTGGTGCTCGCCAACCCCTACGGCATCACCTGTTCGGGCTGCGGTTTCATCAACACCGACCGCGTGACGCTCAGCACCGGCCTGCCCTTCATGCGCGCGGACGGCAGCCTCGGCGGCTTCAACGTGAGCCAGGGCGACATCCTCGTCACCGGCACCGGCCTGAATGCCACCGCGCAGCAGGTGCTGGACCTCGTGACGCGCTCGGTGCGCATCGAAGGCGCGATCAACGCGCAGGACCTGGGCGTCACGACCGGCACGAACCAGTGGGACTACGGCACGCGTGCCATCACCGGCAGCGTGGCCGCGCAGGGCACAGCGCCCGCCTATGCCATCGACAGTTCGGCGCTCGGCGGCATGTATGCCAACCGCATCAAGCTGACCGCGACCGAGGCCGGCGTGGGCGTGCGCATGCTGGGCGACGCGGCGGCCAGCGCCGACGACTTCACGCTGACGGCCGCGGGTCGCGTGGAGCTGAGCAACAAGATCTCGGCGCAGCGCGACGTGATGATCGCGAGCACGAGCAACGACGCGGCCGCGGTCGCGCTGACCGGCGCGACGGCCGCCGCCGGACGCAGCATCACCGTCACCGCGGACCAGGGCGCGCTCGGCATCAACGCCAGCACCCTCATCGCGGGTGCGGACCTGAAGGCCAGCGGCACACGCATCGAAGCCGGCCAGGGCACGCAGCTGCAGGCGGGCGGCACCCTCTCCGCCAACGCGACGGCGGGCGATCTCGTGCTCGGCGCAGCAGCCGTGCGCTCGACCGGCGACATGAACCTCGCCAGCACCGGCGCGGTGTCCATTGGCGGCGGCGACGGCCAGGCCGTGCAAAGCACCGGTGGCCAGATCAGCATCGACGCCCAGACAGGCTTGACCAACTCCGGCGTGGTGAGCGCGGACCAGGGCAGCGTCACGCTGCGCGCCGGATCGCAGATCGCCAACAGCGGCACGATCAACGCGGGCCAGAACCTCGACATCGCCGACGCGACGGGGGGCGCGAGCCAGTCGCTCGACAACACCGGCATCTTGCTGGCCGGGCAGACGATGTCCACGCGAGCCGCGACGATCGGCAACAGCGGATGGATGCAGGCCGGCAGCGCCAACACCATCGATGCGGCAAGCCTGGACAACAGCGGCAAGGTGATCGCCGTGACCGGCACCGCAACCCTGCGTGTGGATGGCACGCTCGACAACAGCGGCAGCGTGCGCGCCGCACAGGACATCATCGTGACCGGCCACGGTGGCAATGCGTCGCAACAGCTGAGCAACAGCGGGGACCTACTCGCGGCCGGCGCGGTGAACTTGCAAGCTAGCTCACTCGCCAACAGCGCAGCCGGCTGGATCCAGGCCGCCACCGGGACCACCGTCGCCGCGGGCACGCTGGATAACGCAGGCACCTGGCTGCTATCGCAGCAGGCCGGCGGCGTGGACCACGTCGACGTGACCGGTGCACTGAGCAATGCCGGCACGATGCAGTCGGCTGGTGCAGTGGCACTGAGCGCAGCCACGCTCGACAACCGTCACGTACTGGTGGCCGCGGGCGACCTTTCGGCGATCACCAGCGGCGCGCTGAACAACAGCGACGCAGCGGTGCTGCAGGCCGGAGGGACGCTTTCCCTCATCAGCGGCACAACACTGGGCAACGGCACCGCTGCCACACTCAGCGGTGCCGGCGTCGCGCTGAAAGCCGCACAGGGTCTCACCAACGACGGAACCATCAGCGCATCGGCCGGGGACACGATAGTCCGCGCCTCCGGCGCCATCGCCAACAGCGGGAAGATCCACGCCGCCGGCGTGCTCGACCTCGCCGACGCGAGCGGCGGTGCGACCGAGACATTGGATAACAGCGGCCAATTGATCGCGGACGGCGCCATCGCCGCCGCGTCCACCGATCTGCTCAACAAGAACGGCGGCAAGCTGTTGGGCGACCGCCTCGACATCCACGCAGCCAGCATCGACAACGCCGGCATCATTCAAGGCGGCAGCGCTGCCGACAGCACGGTGACCGCGAACGGCACGCTCACCAACGAAAGCACCGGCGTGTTGACGATGGGCGTGGCGTCCGGCGCCGCAACGGCAGGCGCGGGCACGGTGTCGGCCTCCACCATCGCCAATGACGGCACACTGCAATCGCAGGGCGGGCTCACCTTGGCGCTTGGCACCGGCGGCCTGAGCGGCACCGGCGACGTCCTCGCCGCGGGCGACCTGGCGATCCGGGCGCAAGGCAGCAACGACTACACCGCCAACATCGGCGGCGCACTGCAAAGCGCGGGCGCGTTGAGCGTCAAGGGCGGCGCCGGCTCGACGCTCGCCGTCGCGCAGGGCCGATCCGCCAGCGGCAACACGGTGGACATCGACGTGGGGACCATCGATCTCCAGAAGGACGCGGTGCTCGCCTCGAGCGGCGACATGACCCTGCACGCGTCATCGTTGCAGCTTGCGGGCGACACCGCGAGCACCGCGCGCGTGCTGGCTGCGCAAGGTGGCGGCAGCGCCACCGTGAACGTGGATAACGCATTGACCAACAACGGCCTGCTCTTCTCGGGTGGCGACCTGAATCTCACCGCGCCGCAGATCACCAACGGCGCGACCGGCGGCATCGCCGCGCTGGGCACGCTGACGGCGACCGCGTCCAAAGGCGACTTCACCAACGCCGGTGCGCTCTATGGCGGCACCGCGCTCGTCGCGAACGCGTTGCAGGGCACTCTGACCAACACGGGCACTCGCACCGCATACGTGGGTTCGATCGACTCCGATGGCGCGATCACGCTCAATGCCAAGACCCTCGTCAACCAGAGCGCCGTCAACGCCGGCACCGACCTGACGGTCAATGCAACCTATATCCAGAACGTGGTCTACGGCGGCGACGACCGCACCTGGGTGACCGGTCCGCGCACCACCACCCAGGACGACCACCAGAAATGGGACGGCGGCAATGGCTACCGCGAGCGCTGGGACTACACCGACAGCTGGACGATGTACCAGCAGTACGCGAGCGGCGTGGCGCCCGGCGTGAAGCCTCTTTTGTCGGCCGGCCGCACGCTCAACGCGAACTTCTACCAGTTCGACAACATCGGCGGCGTGGTCTCGGCCGACACGGTCAACCTCGTCGGCACGGCCACCGGCGCGCGCTTCATCAACGACGACCTCGCACTGAACCGGCAGTACTACCAGAGCCAGTACTTCTACTACATCCACTGGCAGGCGCTGGTCGGCGCTTCCGCTACCTACAACGACACCGGCTGGTACCAAGGCCACTGCGCCAGCGGCGACGACTGCTATACCGGCAACAGCACCGTCCTTTCGCAATCGGATGCGATCGCACGGGGCCAGTCGCAGACCGGCGCCGACGTCATCTCATCGATCGGCGCCGGCGTCTACGCGCGCTCACTGACGGCCGGCGGCTTCGCGCTCTACAACAACGGCTCGACCGGGGTGGCCGCGGACGACAGCACGATCCAGGTCGCCCGCGCCGGCGATGCGCAAGCGGTCAATGTCGCGAAGACCGGTAGCGGCAATGGGCTCACGCCGCAGGACCTCGCGTCGACGTCTGGCGGCGTCTCGGCCGTGGGCGGCAGCGCCTTCGCTGGCGCCGGCAGCGCGACGCTGGCGGCCGGGCGCAGCTTCCTGGCCGCCAACGCCGCCGACGGCGTGGCCGGGCTTTCCTTCGGCGGCATCAATGTCACGCTGCCGACGAACCCGAACGGGTATTTCGTGACCGTCAAGACGCCGGGTGCACTCTACCTGGTGGAGTCGAACCCGCTGTACATGGCGGGCTCGGCCACGGTGGGCTCCGACTATCTGGCCAAGCTCCTGGGCTACAACCCCGACCAGATCGGCCAACGCCTCGGCGATGCGAGCTACGAGGCCTATCTCGTCAAGCAGCAGCTGATCGCGCAGACCGGCAACACGCTGCTGGCCAGCTACCAGAGCGCCGGCACGCAGATGCAGGGCCTGATGGAAAACGCTGCTCAGGACAGCCAGGCACTGGGTCTGCAATTCGGCAAGGCGCTCACGCCCGAGCAGCAGGCGGCGCTCAAGCACGACATCGTCTGGATGGTGCAGACGGAGGTCGATGGCAAGGTGGTGCTGGCGCCGGTGGTCTACCTCGCGCAAAGCACCAAGAACACCATCGCCACCGGCGCGGTGATCTCGGCACAGGACGCGAACCTCAACCTGACCTCGCTGACCAACACTGGCGGCACGATCGTCGGCGGCAAGTCGCTGGTGATCGCCTCCACCGGCGACATCACGAATCTCTCGGGCACGATCAAGGGCGGCGACCTGAGCCTCACGTCGACCGAAGGCAGCATCGTCAACAAGACGGCCAGCAGCGGCAGCGGGAACGACCAGTTCTACAACACGGTCGTCGGCAAGAACGCAGGCATCGAATCCACCGGCACGCTGACGCTGGATGCCGCCAAGGACATCACGAACATCGGCGCCACGATGGCCGCCGGCACCGACGCAAGCCTCAAGGCCGGCGGCAACGTCACCTTCGACACGATCGAGAAGAAGACCACCAACACCACCGTCGGTGAATACAAGGCCGACCACGGCAGCGGCGGAACCTCGACCACGACCACGACGGTCGAACAGCTCACGTCGGGCCTGACCGTCGGCGGCAACATGAGCGTGGACGCCGGCAAGAACATCACGCTGGCCGGCACCGACGCCAAAGTCGGCGGCAACGCGGACTTGAAGGCAGGCGGCGATCTCAACATCATCGCGCGCGAGAACAGCACGACGACGCACACCGAGAGCAAGGCGAGCGGCTTCGGCATGAACAATTCGCTCTACGGCTCCACCACGACGACGACCGACAGCCTCTCGGTGCGCAACGTCGGCAGCAGCCTGCAGGTCGGCGGCGACGCCAGCTTCACCGCCGGCAGGGACATGACGGTGCAGGGCTCGGATCTCAACGTGAAGGGCAAGGGCGACATCAACGCCACCAACCTCAACGTGCTGGCCGGTCGCAACTACGACGAGACGAACACGACGACGAAATCCACCGGCGTGATGCAGGTCAGCGCGTCGGGCAAGGGATCGGCGAGCGCCGATGCGTCGGCCGATGCGTCCTCGGCCCGCGGAAGGGCTTCCGCCTCGGCCGAGGCCTCGGCCGGCGCAAGCGGAACCGGCGCCGCGGGCCTGGCCTTCAGCTCGACCACCACCACCACCACGAACACCACCGACCTCAAGCACGTCGGCTCCAGTCTCGACTTTGGCGGCGACCTCACGGTGAACGCGTCGAAGGACGTGAACCTGCAGGGTTCGAGCATCAATGCGGGCGGCACGGCCACCGTCAACGCGCAGAACGTCAACCTGCTCGCGGCCGAGGACAAGTCGACCTCGAGTACCACGACTACGACGACGAGCGTCGGCCTCATGGCGAGCACGGACAACAAGATTGCAGGCGATGCGGGCGCGAGCGCGCAGGCGGCCGGCGGCAAGGGCACGCCGAGCGCGGGCGCGCAGGCCAGCGCCGATGTATCGGCGACGAGCGAGAACCACCTCGACTTCGCGCAGCACACCAAGACGACCGCCGACACGCTTGACACCACGCACCAGGGCTCGGCCATCAATGCCGGCGGCAACCTCAACGTGAACGCCACCGGCACGCTCGCTCTCGAGGGATCGAGCATGAAGTCGGGCGGCGACATGAACCTCAACGCCACCGACATGAGCTTCAAGGCCGTGAACGACGTGCATCAGGTAAGCACCACCAGCAACACCACGACGGCGGGGATCTACGTCACCGGCCAGGCCAGCGCCAGCGGCAGCGCCAGCGCGAACGCGGCGCTCGGTGCCCAGGCCGGCGCGCAAGGCTCTGCGTCGGCGTCGGTCGAGGCGGGCCTGTACGGCTCGAACACGAAGACCAGCAGCGTCGACGGCTCGACCCACGCCGTCACGTCCAGTCTTTCCTCGGGCGGCAACATCAACCGCACGGCGACCAACAGCATCAGCGACCAGGGCACGCAGATCGAGGGTGCGGGCAACCTCAACCAGTCCGCCAAGACGATCACCAGCACGGCTGCGGCCGACACCACCTACAGCTCGTCCAGCAGCACGACGAACACCGCCAAGCTCGGCGGCTATGGCGAAGTCGGCGCCAGCGCTTCGGCGGATGCGTCGGTGGGCCCCGGCGCCAGCAAGCCAACCCAGAAGGACAAGAGCGTCGGCGGCGGCATCCGCGCGAGCTACCAGTACGACAACTCGTCCGACCAGTCCAGCAGCAGCACCGCCGTGGTCTCCACGATCAAGATGGGCGGCAGCGTGAACAGCAAGTCGAGCGGCACGACCACGCTCGAAGGCACGCAGATCTCCGCGGGCAAGGACGTGTCGCTCGAAGCCTCGTCGCTCGACTACAAGGCTGCGCAGAACACCAGCAGTTCCAGCTCGAAGAGCACCAGCGCGGGCGGTTCGGTGAGCGTCGACCTCGTCAAGAAGGAAGCCAGCGCCGGCGTCAACTACGACGGCAGCAACGGCAGCAGCAGTTCGAGCGCCGCGGTGGTCGGCGGCATCCAGGCCGGCGGCAACCTGTCGGTGAAGACCACGGGCGACACGCGCCTCGAAGGCACGAACCTCTCGGCCGGCGGCGCAGCGAGCATCGACGCCGGCGGCAAGGTCGACTTCGCGGCCGCGAAGAACACGGCGTCGTCGGGCAGCCAGGAGGTGGGCGTCGACGTCGGCGTGACGGCCGGCAAGTCCGGCGGCTCGGGCAGCGCGGGCGTGGGCTATTCGGGTTCGAAGAGCAGCCAGAGCGAGGACGTGGCCGGCAGCATCACGAGCGGCAGCGGCCCGCTGACGATCAAGAGCGGCGGCGATGCGAGCTTTACCGGCACGCAGATCTCCAGCCAGCAGGGCGATGTCTCGGTGAGCGCCGGTGGCGCGCTCAACTTCAATGCCGCGCACAACGTGCAAAGCAGCAGCTCGGTGAGCGTCGATGTGTCCGGCTCGGCATCCGGCGGCAAGAAGGAGAACGTGGGCGGCACACGCGGCTCGGACGGAAAGAAGACCGGCGGAGAGACCATGGACGAACGCAGCGGCTCGGCATCGCTCGGTGTCGGCACGTCCAAGTCGAACAGCGACACCGCGACCGGCGGCGGCATCACGAGCGGCGGCTCGATCAAGCTCTCCTCGGGCGGCAACACCACGCTCGAAGGCACGCAGGTGAAGGCGGCCAATGGCGTGACCGCCGATGCCAGCGGCAGCTTCGTGCAGAAGGAGGCGAAGAGCACCTCGAGTTCGCAGACCGTGGACTTCTCGGCGTCGGCTTCGGGTTCGAGCCTGACGCCGGAAAAGAAGAAGACAGGCACTTCGAGTCCCGCACCGGCGCCGAAGCCAGCGAGCACGACCGGCGGCAAGACCGGCGCGAGCAAGCCGCCGTCGACCCCGCCGCCGCCTACGCCCACGACGGCGCCTTCGCCCGCACCGGCGCCGGCAACGACCGCGGCCAAGGCGCCGGTGTCGCCCAACCAGCAGCAGAAGGGCAGCGGCATCGTGGACGTCTACGTGGACAACCAGAAGAGCAGCAGCTCGCAGGCCACCACGATCGACGGCGGCGCGGGCGGTGTCGTGATCAAGCAGGGCACGGCCGGCTCGAAGTAG
- a CDS encoding sensor histidine kinase, giving the protein MGALFSWFAWLALLAFFLVPSTAAAQAPRLQVEAARSAWDAASPPPEGWTPVTLPDSWTARWPGFDGVVWYRLRWDEPADVVLPRSTGLMIEYINMAGAVYLNGSLIGGDSELVEPLSRSWNLPRYWTLDAPLLRPGTNELLVRVSGLATYQPSLGAVTLGEPHAVRALYREADLTRRTMQILGIGLTLGMGVLYGMFWLFRRREVPYGWFSLFTLLWALYSYNNVAVSPWPFGSTEAFQRFNHLAMFASVGAFLMFALTYGEITHKAAHRAALAFTAAALATLVLSPSSVQGPLRNATVLLTLATYFAAIALIVRNAIRSRRTEAAVLSLCLLIPVAAGVHDTLVFFEWLPGGIYYATLSASATMLGIAFTLTWRMVKGMRLVENFNVELQQRVARATRELAEVLRRQHEAELEQTRLAERLNLVRDLHDGLGMTLSSHINTLGNSEDAQDGVALWALREVNDDLRLIIESSTFDDDDDLAERLAPLRHRCTRLLEAADIECRWTLEGLHGCRLGGKRGLDFLRVVQEGLANVIKHSRATQVGIGIEARQGELVLSIRDNGRGFASESTASAGALAGMGLRNMKVRASRLRGALEIQSGAAGTVLMLRCPIEVRLAV; this is encoded by the coding sequence GTGGGCGCGCTGTTCTCCTGGTTCGCCTGGCTCGCCCTCCTCGCTTTCTTCCTCGTCCCGTCGACTGCCGCTGCGCAGGCGCCGCGGCTGCAGGTCGAAGCCGCGCGCTCCGCGTGGGACGCCGCATCGCCGCCCCCTGAAGGCTGGACGCCGGTGACGCTGCCCGACAGCTGGACCGCCCGCTGGCCCGGCTTCGACGGCGTTGTCTGGTACCGCCTGCGATGGGACGAACCCGCCGACGTGGTTCTGCCGCGATCCACCGGCCTGATGATCGAATACATCAACATGGCCGGCGCGGTGTACCTGAACGGCAGCCTGATCGGCGGCGACAGCGAGCTGGTCGAGCCGCTCTCGCGCTCGTGGAACCTGCCGCGCTACTGGACACTCGACGCGCCGCTGCTGCGCCCCGGCACGAACGAGCTGCTGGTGCGCGTCTCGGGCCTCGCGACCTACCAGCCGTCACTCGGCGCCGTGACGCTCGGCGAGCCGCACGCGGTGCGCGCGCTGTACCGCGAGGCCGACCTCACGCGCCGCACGATGCAGATCCTCGGGATCGGGCTCACGCTGGGCATGGGTGTGCTCTATGGCATGTTCTGGCTCTTCCGCCGCCGGGAAGTGCCCTATGGCTGGTTCAGCCTGTTCACGCTGCTGTGGGCGCTCTACTCGTACAACAACGTCGCGGTCAGCCCGTGGCCCTTCGGCAGCACCGAGGCTTTCCAGCGCTTCAATCACCTGGCGATGTTCGCGAGCGTCGGAGCCTTCCTGATGTTCGCGCTGACCTACGGCGAGATCACGCACAAGGCGGCGCATCGCGCGGCGCTTGCCTTCACGGCCGCCGCGCTCGCGACGCTGGTGCTCTCGCCGTCGTCGGTGCAGGGCCCCTTGCGCAATGCCACAGTGCTGCTGACGCTGGCCACCTACTTCGCCGCCATTGCGCTGATCGTGCGCAACGCGATCCGGTCGCGGCGCACGGAAGCGGCGGTCCTCTCGCTCTGCCTCCTGATCCCGGTGGCCGCCGGGGTGCACGACACGCTGGTGTTCTTCGAATGGCTGCCTGGCGGCATCTACTACGCCACGCTGTCGGCCAGCGCGACGATGCTGGGCATCGCGTTCACGCTGACATGGCGCATGGTCAAGGGCATGCGGCTGGTCGAGAACTTCAACGTCGAACTGCAGCAGCGCGTCGCGCGGGCCACCCGCGAGCTCGCCGAAGTCCTGCGCCGCCAGCACGAGGCCGAACTGGAACAGACGCGCCTGGCCGAGCGCCTGAACCTGGTGCGCGACCTGCACGACGGCCTGGGCATGACCCTGAGCAGCCACATCAACACCCTCGGCAACAGCGAGGACGCGCAGGACGGCGTGGCGCTCTGGGCGCTGCGCGAGGTCAACGACGACCTGCGCCTGATCATCGAAAGCTCCACCTTCGACGACGACGACGACCTCGCGGAGCGCCTGGCGCCGCTTCGCCACCGCTGTACGCGGCTGCTGGAGGCGGCGGACATCGAATGCCGATGGACGCTCGAAGGCCTGCACGGCTGCCGGCTGGGCGGCAAGCGCGGCCTCGACTTCCTGCGCGTGGTGCAGGAGGGGCTCGCGAACGTCATCAAGCACAGCCGCGCCACGCAGGTGGGCATCGGCATCGAAGCCCGCCAGGGCGAACTGGTCTTGTCGATCCGCGACAATGGCCGTGGCTTTGCGAGCGAATCGACCGCATCCGCTGGCGCCCTCGCCGGCATGGGCCTGCGCAACATGAAGGTGCGCGCGTCGCGGCTTCGCGGCGCGTTGGAGATCCAATCCGGCGCTGCGGGCACCGTGCTGATGCTGCGCTGCCCGATCGAAGTGCGCCTGGCCGTCTGA
- a CDS encoding response regulator encodes MEDILIVDDDHAVRARLARVAAAAAPRARCAMAGSLAEARERLASAKYDLALLDVGLPDGSGLELLPWMQAHAPEVDVVVVSSLGDDATVLQAIRSGAVGYLLKNGSDTELELSLCSMQRGGAPIDPVIARRILKLVAAPQPASPALVTIAQAPVPAATAELSEREMDVLRLVAQGHSNREIARSLTLSINTVECHAKNIYRKLAVRSRAGAVYSARTQGLLP; translated from the coding sequence GTGGAAGACATCCTGATCGTCGACGACGACCACGCCGTCCGCGCGCGCCTCGCGCGCGTGGCCGCTGCGGCCGCGCCTCGCGCGCGCTGCGCCATGGCCGGATCGCTGGCCGAGGCGCGCGAACGGCTCGCCAGCGCGAAGTACGACCTCGCCCTGCTCGACGTCGGCCTGCCCGACGGCAGCGGGCTCGAACTCCTGCCGTGGATGCAGGCGCACGCGCCCGAAGTCGATGTGGTGGTCGTCTCCAGCCTCGGCGACGACGCCACCGTGCTGCAGGCGATCCGCAGCGGCGCGGTGGGCTACCTGCTGAAGAACGGCAGCGACACCGAGCTCGAACTGTCCCTTTGCAGCATGCAGCGCGGTGGCGCGCCGATCGACCCTGTGATCGCCCGGCGCATCCTCAAGCTCGTGGCCGCGCCGCAGCCCGCGTCACCCGCTCTTGTTACCATCGCCCAAGCGCCGGTTCCGGCGGCAACCGCTGAACTGAGCGAGCGCGAGATGGATGTGCTGCGACTGGTCGCGCAGGGCCACAGCAATCGCGAGATCGCCCGAAGCCTGACCCTCTCGATCAACACCGTCGAATGCCACGCCAAGAACATCTACCGCAAGCTCGCCGTGCGGTCGCGTGCCGGTGCCGTCTACAGCGCCCGGACGCAGGGCCTCTTGCCCTGA